The following coding sequences lie in one bacterium genomic window:
- a CDS encoding trehalose-6-phosphate synthase → MARPKKTRLVAISNRLPVSLSRKGDKWLVEPGLGGLVTAMAPVLRDRGGLWIGWPGISEKVDFNKVLGDASLATGYDLIPVEMDEEEVTNYYEGFSNQIIWPLFHDMQSHCTFDPEFWYFYIRVNAKFADRILNHTSDEDYIWVHDYHLFHVGKFLRERGRSHRIGFFLHIPFPPMDIFVRLPWRIEILEALIEYDLVGFQTFRDRKNFLDCLQRSYPAARVTGRGTVVQVTLEDRVVRVGYFPISIDYRSFVEDTNSAGTVQWYESLKEKFRDQSVILGVDRMDFTKGLQERLEGYRNALERYPDLREKVTLTQVLVPSRHSLTSYQILKARIDRLIGEINGQFATLGWDPIHYHYRSLGHDELLALYHIADIALVTPLKDGMNLVAKEYCACSLQNNGVLILSEFAGAAAELHSGALLVNPHDYEGIADALYYAFTIDYDEKQTRMKKMRKIIRRRDIFWWVDSFLQAAFARNLNDFLPVKEEYVPGISGEDFASMLEE, encoded by the coding sequence GTGGCCCGACCGAAGAAAACCCGACTTGTCGCCATCTCTAACCGCCTCCCTGTCTCCCTTAGCAGAAAGGGCGACAAGTGGTTGGTAGAGCCCGGTTTAGGCGGCCTTGTGACCGCCATGGCCCCTGTCCTGAGGGACCGGGGAGGGCTCTGGATCGGGTGGCCCGGCATCTCGGAGAAGGTTGATTTCAACAAGGTTCTTGGAGACGCCTCTCTGGCCACCGGATACGATCTCATCCCGGTGGAAATGGACGAGGAAGAGGTCACCAACTATTATGAAGGGTTCTCCAACCAGATAATCTGGCCCCTCTTCCACGATATGCAGTCCCACTGCACCTTCGACCCGGAGTTTTGGTATTTTTACATCCGGGTCAACGCCAAGTTCGCCGACCGGATCCTGAACCACACTTCCGACGAGGACTACATCTGGGTTCACGATTACCACCTCTTCCACGTCGGCAAGTTTCTGCGGGAGCGGGGACGAAGCCACCGGATCGGCTTTTTCCTGCACATTCCCTTCCCCCCCATGGATATCTTCGTCAGGCTCCCCTGGAGGATTGAGATCCTCGAGGCACTGATCGAGTACGACCTGGTTGGGTTCCAGACCTTCCGTGACCGGAAGAACTTCCTCGACTGTCTTCAGCGCTCATACCCCGCCGCCAGGGTCACCGGGCGGGGAACGGTTGTCCAGGTCACTCTCGAGGACCGTGTCGTGCGGGTGGGCTACTTCCCTATCAGCATCGACTACCGGAGCTTTGTCGAGGACACCAACTCCGCGGGGACCGTGCAATGGTACGAGTCCCTCAAGGAGAAGTTCCGTGATCAAAGCGTCATCCTCGGAGTGGATCGCATGGATTTCACCAAGGGTCTCCAGGAACGGCTCGAAGGGTACCGGAACGCCCTGGAGCGCTATCCGGATCTGAGGGAAAAAGTGACCCTCACCCAGGTCCTGGTCCCGAGCCGCCACTCCCTGACCAGCTACCAGATCCTCAAGGCGCGCATCGACAGGCTCATCGGAGAGATCAACGGCCAGTTCGCAACCCTGGGATGGGACCCGATCCATTACCACTACCGCAGCCTCGGCCACGACGAACTGCTGGCCCTGTACCACATCGCCGACATCGCCCTGGTCACCCCTTTGAAAGACGGGATGAACCTGGTGGCCAAGGAGTACTGCGCCTGCAGCCTTCAGAACAACGGAGTCCTCATCCTCAGCGAGTTTGCCGGCGCGGCGGCTGAGCTTCACAGCGGTGCGCTGCTGGTCAATCCTCACGACTACGAGGGGATCGCCGACGCGCTTTACTACGCATTCACTATAGACTACGACGAGAAACAGACCCGGATGAAAAAAATGCGCAAGATTATCCGCCGCAGGGATATCTTTTGGTGGGTCGACTCTTTCCTGCAGGCCGCCTTCGCCCGGAACCTCAACGACTTTCTGCCGGTAAAAGAAGAGTACGTTCCGGGGATCAGCGGCGAGGACTTCGCCAGCATGCTCGAAGAGTAG
- a CDS encoding DUF5752 family protein, producing the protein MIQGKDRPEKTSDESFRVVDCAPVFIATGIRAFTLRELIESLRVVHLGSLQHHFWGRLLSPVMEEPEYSNDFAAWAGRELSDKVLAERLSVIYPTDYTEVEALQQGIIDIIEERLDEDILSHTATARQPFHFLRSQLVVFDTGIRIGDPSELADTVKGMSDGSIFYHFIEARRRTGERCDDFSAWLESKAADHHQLCVDLTAIDPYFSSLIQIRDRLENLFRQGCAQF; encoded by the coding sequence ATGATCCAGGGAAAAGATCGACCCGAAAAAACATCCGATGAAAGCTTCAGGGTGGTCGACTGCGCCCCTGTCTTCATCGCTACGGGTATTCGTGCCTTCACCCTCCGGGAACTGATCGAAAGCCTGCGCGTCGTCCACCTCGGGAGCCTCCAGCACCACTTCTGGGGACGGCTGCTCAGCCCGGTGATGGAGGAACCGGAGTATAGCAACGATTTCGCCGCCTGGGCGGGGCGGGAGTTGAGCGACAAGGTGCTCGCAGAGCGGCTCAGTGTCATTTACCCCACCGATTACACCGAGGTCGAGGCGCTTCAACAGGGGATCATCGACATCATCGAGGAACGCCTTGACGAGGATATATTATCCCACACCGCCACAGCCCGGCAGCCCTTCCACTTCCTCCGCTCTCAGCTGGTGGTTTTCGATACCGGAATAAGGATCGGAGACCCTTCCGAACTGGCCGATACAGTCAAAGGAATGTCGGATGGGAGCATCTTTTACCATTTCATCGAGGCCCGCAGGCGGACCGGGGAGCGCTGCGACGACTTCTCTGCCTGGCTCGAGTCGAAAGCCGCTGATCATCATCAGCTCTGCGTGGATCTGACAGCTATCGATCCCTACTTCTCCTCCCTCATCCAGATCCGCGACCGCCTCGAAAATCTTTTCAGACAGGGCTGCGCGCAGTTCTGA
- a CDS encoding glycosyltransferase — translation MAQLLDRYEEIAGKGVIRQLRLLARELEGVRVVHVNSTKEGGGVAEILHKMIPLKQDLGIDAKWETITGDAAFYQCTKGMHNTLQGEKSIITEELLNVYEETNRKFADQMHETLAEADVVFIHDPQPAAAIKHIHQRKGRWVWRCHIDISRPQRAVWNYLRKHVVAYDSSIFSMQRFSQRLPHIQYLIPPSIDPLSEKNMDLSAQEILEEIAPFNLTPDIPLLLQVSRFDRFKDPIGVIEAYKMVRKLTPVQLVLAGGGASDDPEGEAVLEEVRRAAGEDPDIHVLQLPNDAHQTINALQRRADIIIQKSIKEGFGLTVTEGMWKGKPVIGGEVGGIGLQVMDHHTGFLVNSPEGAALRIRYLLHRPDVRLQMGNQAGKFVRDNFLITRHLRDYLAMMVSLLKGKEQDPYLEIHVS, via the coding sequence TTGGCACAACTTCTCGATAGATACGAAGAAATAGCCGGAAAGGGTGTCATCAGACAGCTTCGCCTTCTGGCCCGCGAGCTTGAGGGTGTCCGGGTCGTCCACGTCAACTCCACCAAGGAGGGCGGAGGTGTGGCTGAGATCCTCCACAAGATGATCCCCCTCAAGCAGGACCTGGGCATCGACGCCAAATGGGAGACCATCACCGGTGATGCAGCCTTCTACCAGTGCACCAAGGGGATGCACAACACTTTGCAGGGAGAAAAGTCGATCATAACGGAGGAGCTTCTCAACGTTTACGAGGAAACCAACCGGAAATTCGCCGACCAGATGCACGAAACCCTGGCAGAGGCCGATGTCGTTTTCATCCACGATCCCCAGCCCGCCGCCGCCATCAAGCACATCCACCAACGGAAGGGGCGCTGGGTCTGGCGGTGCCACATCGACATCAGCCGGCCCCAACGTGCGGTCTGGAATTATCTCAGGAAGCATGTGGTCGCCTACGATTCGAGCATCTTTTCCATGCAGAGGTTTTCGCAGAGACTGCCCCACATCCAGTACCTCATACCTCCCAGCATCGATCCTTTAAGCGAAAAAAACATGGACCTGTCCGCCCAGGAAATTCTGGAAGAGATCGCACCCTTTAACCTGACCCCGGACATTCCCCTGCTCCTCCAGGTATCCAGATTCGACCGGTTCAAGGACCCCATAGGGGTCATTGAGGCCTACAAGATGGTCAGGAAACTCACACCGGTGCAGCTTGTCCTGGCAGGGGGAGGCGCCAGCGATGATCCCGAGGGGGAAGCTGTTCTCGAAGAGGTGCGGCGGGCCGCCGGGGAGGACCCCGATATCCACGTCCTCCAGCTACCCAACGATGCTCACCAAACGATCAACGCCCTTCAGCGGCGGGCCGACATCATCATCCAGAAGTCGATCAAGGAGGGGTTCGGGCTCACCGTGACCGAAGGGATGTGGAAGGGCAAACCGGTCATCGGCGGCGAGGTGGGCGGTATCGGGCTGCAGGTCATGGACCATCACACCGGGTTCCTGGTCAACTCCCCGGAAGGCGCGGCCCTGAGGATCCGATACCTTCTGCACCGGCCCGACGTGCGGCTTCAGATGGGAAACCAGGCCGGGAAGTTTGTGCGGGACAACTTCCTCATTACCCGCCACCTCCGAGACTACCTCGCCATGATGGTCAGCCTCCTCAAAGGTAAGGAGCAAGACCCCTACCTGGAGATCCATGTCTCATAG
- the otsB gene encoding trehalose-phosphatase has protein sequence MSHRPLPPPDEKFWKHIEATPNKVLFLDYDGTLAPFRENRHEAIPYPGVREVLEKILESGGCRVVLISGRWTKDLPPLLGLKILPEIWGSHGLERLFPNGKYEVAALSDEEVRGLAEADKLVIANGHAHHSEQKPGCFALHWRGLDENDRVRLISRVEEKLASLARETGLVLKEFDGGLELRAPARNKGDAVRTVLSEESPEAVGAYLGDDLTDEDAFEALQGRGLGILVRKQWRPTAAAAWLKPPGELIRFLERWAEVCTGKGPWSQTKNI, from the coding sequence ATGTCTCATAGGCCACTCCCGCCACCTGACGAAAAGTTCTGGAAGCATATCGAAGCCACCCCGAACAAGGTGTTGTTTCTCGACTACGACGGCACCCTGGCCCCCTTCAGGGAGAACCGTCACGAGGCGATCCCCTACCCTGGGGTCCGGGAGGTCCTCGAAAAGATCCTTGAGTCCGGGGGGTGCCGGGTAGTTCTCATCAGCGGTCGTTGGACAAAGGATCTGCCGCCTCTCCTGGGGTTGAAAATACTTCCCGAGATCTGGGGATCCCACGGTCTCGAGCGGCTTTTCCCCAACGGCAAATATGAAGTAGCTGCCCTGAGTGACGAGGAGGTCCGGGGACTGGCTGAGGCGGACAAACTGGTCATTGCAAACGGTCATGCCCATCACAGCGAGCAGAAACCAGGCTGTTTCGCCCTGCACTGGAGAGGCCTGGATGAAAATGACCGTGTCCGGTTGATCAGCCGCGTTGAGGAGAAACTGGCCTCTCTTGCGCGGGAAACAGGGCTGGTCCTCAAGGAGTTCGACGGAGGCCTGGAGCTGCGCGCACCAGCCCGAAACAAGGGTGACGCTGTCCGCACCGTCCTTTCAGAGGAGAGCCCCGAGGCGGTGGGTGCCTACCTGGGGGACGACCTGACCGATGAGGACGCCTTTGAGGCACTTCAAGGCAGGGGACTGGGTATCCTGGTACGCAAGCAGTGGCGGCCAACCGCAGCAGCAGCCTGGCTGAAGCCGCCCGGGGAACTCATACGGTTCCTTGAACGGTGGGCTGAAGTGTGCACCGGCAAGGGGCCCTGGAGTCAGACAAAAAATATCTGA
- a CDS encoding glycerophosphodiester phosphodiesterase family protein: MKHRQAIIILAAVLIVLVSAAAVVPSEAGDPKGNAFGWNNTQGHSVQLGPRPFFLVQDMDEGPLKETLKQCTEGPFKRTDFSIGHRGAALQFPEHTRESYVAAARMGAGIVECDVTFTKDRELVCRHSQCDLHTTTNILATDLADKCSVPFTPSDGTIPAKVMCCTSDLTLAEFKSLKGKMDAGNPWGTTVEEYMDATPNYRTDLYSTDGTLMTHAESIELFSSLGVKFTPELKSPGVAMPYEGDYTQEEYAQQMIDEYKDAGVSPKKVFAQSFNLFDVEYWLAAEPKFGKQAVFLDGRYGDPAFDQTDPTTWDPSMDELVDMGVKIIAPPMNILLNLDGDDQIVPSVYAMYARDAGLDIITWTLERSGFLKTGGGFYYNSITDVIDNDGDMFTALDVLAKDVGIIGIFSDWPATVTFYANCMGL; encoded by the coding sequence ATGAAACACAGGCAAGCCATAATTATCCTTGCCGCAGTCCTGATCGTCCTGGTATCGGCGGCGGCTGTGGTCCCTTCCGAAGCCGGTGACCCGAAGGGGAACGCCTTCGGCTGGAACAACACGCAGGGGCACAGTGTCCAGTTAGGACCGCGCCCCTTCTTCCTCGTCCAGGACATGGACGAGGGTCCCCTGAAGGAGACCCTTAAGCAGTGCACCGAAGGGCCTTTCAAGAGAACGGACTTTTCCATCGGCCACCGTGGGGCCGCCCTGCAGTTCCCGGAGCACACCCGCGAATCCTATGTAGCCGCCGCCCGCATGGGAGCCGGCATCGTGGAGTGCGACGTCACCTTCACCAAGGACCGTGAACTGGTGTGCCGCCATTCCCAGTGCGACCTGCACACGACCACCAACATCCTGGCCACGGATCTGGCAGACAAGTGCAGCGTACCCTTTACGCCCTCCGATGGCACCATACCGGCCAAGGTCATGTGCTGTACCTCCGACCTGACCCTGGCGGAATTCAAAAGTTTAAAGGGCAAAATGGACGCTGGTAACCCCTGGGGCACGACCGTGGAAGAGTACATGGACGCCACCCCGAACTACCGTACCGACCTGTACTCAACGGACGGCACGCTCATGACCCATGCGGAGAGCATCGAACTGTTCAGTAGTCTTGGCGTGAAATTCACGCCGGAGTTAAAGTCTCCCGGCGTCGCCATGCCCTACGAGGGCGACTACACCCAGGAGGAGTACGCCCAGCAGATGATCGACGAGTACAAGGATGCAGGGGTGTCGCCGAAGAAGGTCTTCGCCCAGTCCTTTAACCTCTTTGACGTGGAATACTGGCTTGCTGCAGAGCCCAAATTCGGGAAGCAGGCGGTTTTCCTCGACGGCCGCTACGGCGACCCCGCATTTGACCAGACCGACCCCACCACCTGGGACCCCTCCATGGACGAGCTCGTGGACATGGGCGTGAAGATCATCGCCCCCCCCATGAACATCCTGCTGAACCTTGACGGGGACGACCAGATCGTTCCCTCGGTGTACGCCATGTACGCCAGGGACGCCGGGCTCGACATCATCACATGGACCCTGGAGCGATCAGGGTTCCTGAAAACTGGAGGCGGATTTTACTACAATTCCATAACCGACGTCATTGACAACGACGGGGACATGTTCACGGCCCTCGACGTGCTTGCCAAGGACGTGGGTATCATCGGCATCTTCTCCGACTGGCCCGCTACTGTGACCTTCTACGCCAACTGCATGGGCCTTTAA
- a CDS encoding FCD domain-containing protein yields MKGSVESALTQLKAWLAQSDLPSDGRLPPERELCALLGVSRGVLRKALATLEQDGELWRQVGKGTFIGTRSVEKSLSISTIAEGSNPLEVMEARLLIESMLAREATVHATGAHLAEMRSCTRIQREAKTWRQYENADNRLHRTVAEATGNTVLLALFDQLNAIRRAIVWGRLRDKPDHPPADHKSFVQHEALVRAISERDQEGAYQAMHDHLMTVQEKLLGTRSAEGREL; encoded by the coding sequence ATGAAGGGCAGTGTAGAGAGCGCATTAACGCAACTGAAAGCCTGGCTCGCGCAGTCAGATTTACCATCCGACGGCCGCTTGCCGCCTGAGCGTGAGCTATGCGCACTGCTGGGTGTTTCACGAGGTGTATTGCGCAAAGCTCTGGCGACGCTCGAACAAGATGGTGAACTTTGGCGGCAGGTCGGTAAAGGGACCTTCATCGGAACTCGTTCCGTTGAAAAATCTTTGTCGATCTCTACCATTGCGGAAGGATCGAATCCACTGGAAGTCATGGAGGCGCGTTTGTTGATAGAGTCGATGCTGGCACGTGAAGCCACTGTCCATGCGACCGGGGCTCATCTTGCAGAAATGCGCAGCTGTACCCGTATCCAACGCGAGGCCAAAACATGGCGACAATATGAAAACGCCGACAACCGACTTCACCGTACGGTAGCCGAAGCCACGGGAAATACGGTCCTGTTGGCTCTGTTTGACCAGTTAAATGCTATACGCCGGGCCATCGTCTGGGGCCGCCTGCGCGATAAACCGGACCACCCGCCTGCCGATCACAAAAGTTTCGTGCAGCATGAGGCCCTGGTGCGCGCTATCAGTGAACGTGATCAAGAGGGAGCGTACCAGGCCATGCACGATCACCTTATGACTGTGCAAGAGAAGCTGCTCGGGACTCGCTCTGCGGAAGGTCGGGAATTGTGA
- a CDS encoding ABC transporter substrate-binding protein, with product MMRLFSKKFGVVFASLLLVVAIFAGNAYAGMIRIALAETPSDEVAAFFLALDRAKAMGLDYEWTAFADEELAIQAVLGGQMDIGFGTPYAAMQRSKAPVRIIFQLSKLKFFPVSSKKYSSLKDLNGAPIMLHSRGGGTDSIANVIEDRAGIKFGQRSYVPGSQNRIVALMAGQTDLTIVDLGNKNKLVEQTGDKFNVLPMFEVDASDEALFANINWIKANANDVDIFVKALLSVYQDMQKDPTIIRRETNPNGPIGQLPKEVLAGMDGFYADAIAGGLYDPNGGGKKAALADMDWYSRAGQLTGDPASLKVEDFWYMDPLIRAMK from the coding sequence ATGATGAGACTTTTTTCCAAAAAATTTGGTGTGGTGTTTGCGTCACTTTTACTGGTGGTGGCGATATTCGCCGGTAACGCATATGCCGGAATGATACGCATTGCATTAGCCGAAACACCATCCGATGAAGTCGCCGCGTTCTTCCTCGCGCTTGACCGAGCCAAGGCTATGGGGCTTGACTACGAGTGGACGGCTTTCGCCGACGAGGAGTTGGCTATTCAGGCGGTCCTGGGCGGCCAGATGGATATCGGTTTCGGTACGCCTTATGCGGCAATGCAGAGATCCAAGGCTCCCGTTCGGATCATCTTTCAGCTGTCCAAGTTGAAGTTTTTCCCGGTGTCGTCGAAGAAATACTCGTCACTGAAGGATCTGAACGGTGCGCCGATCATGCTGCATTCGCGCGGCGGCGGCACTGACTCCATCGCCAATGTGATCGAAGACCGCGCGGGTATCAAGTTCGGCCAGCGCTCCTATGTACCCGGCTCACAGAACCGGATCGTGGCGCTGATGGCAGGCCAGACAGACCTGACCATCGTCGACCTCGGAAACAAGAACAAGCTCGTCGAGCAGACGGGTGATAAATTCAACGTGCTTCCGATGTTTGAAGTCGATGCCAGCGATGAGGCCCTGTTTGCCAATATCAACTGGATCAAAGCCAACGCCAATGACGTGGATATCTTTGTCAAGGCTCTTTTAAGCGTTTACCAGGATATGCAAAAGGACCCCACCATCATTCGACGTGAAACCAACCCCAACGGTCCCATCGGACAACTGCCGAAAGAAGTTCTCGCCGGGATGGACGGATTTTATGCCGATGCCATCGCGGGTGGCCTGTACGATCCTAACGGTGGTGGCAAAAAGGCCGCCCTGGCTGATATGGATTGGTATTCGAGGGCAGGGCAGCTTACCGGTGACCCGGCCAGTTTGAAGGTTGAAGATTTCTGGTACATGGACCCGCTGATTCGGGCAATGAAGTAA
- a CDS encoding ABC transporter permease — protein sequence MMRYRSYLLTFLSACIVLGSWEIAGSIPVSYAFPTFHETIAAFWTLLKNGTMFVAYFETLKPLIVGVLISSFVGVGIGLAIGLSRMSDWLLSPIFVVMQTAPLAALIPLLVMIYGIGLTSKVAVVIIMAMPVIVLNTGGAVRNTPVSIIEMAQAFLGTRRDIIFKIILPAASPIIFAGLRLGVSAGFIGAILAELKITPTGVGDIITYSRSIADYPSMYAAIMSIILLAVVFLNVLERVENFLFKGAKHVYASE from the coding sequence ATGATGCGCTATCGCTCCTACCTTTTAACATTCCTTTCGGCTTGCATCGTGCTTGGTTCATGGGAAATCGCCGGGAGCATTCCGGTGAGTTATGCCTTCCCGACATTCCATGAAACGATAGCCGCCTTCTGGACACTCCTGAAGAACGGCACAATGTTTGTGGCTTATTTTGAAACCCTCAAGCCCCTTATCGTAGGTGTTTTGATCTCCTCTTTCGTGGGTGTCGGGATCGGTTTGGCGATAGGCCTCAGCCGCATGTCCGACTGGCTGCTTTCACCGATCTTTGTCGTTATGCAGACGGCGCCCCTGGCAGCGCTCATCCCTCTTCTGGTCATGATCTATGGTATCGGTCTGACATCGAAGGTGGCCGTGGTTATTATCATGGCGATGCCGGTTATCGTCCTCAACACCGGTGGTGCCGTTCGCAATACGCCTGTATCAATTATTGAAATGGCCCAGGCATTCCTGGGGACGAGACGAGACATTATTTTTAAGATCATACTTCCCGCCGCGTCACCCATTATATTTGCCGGATTGCGCCTCGGCGTGTCGGCAGGATTTATCGGTGCCATACTGGCCGAGCTGAAAATCACCCCCACCGGCGTCGGCGACATTATCACCTACAGCCGTTCCATTGCCGACTATCCCAGCATGTATGCCGCGATCATGTCGATTATCCTTCTGGCCGTGGTTTTCCTGAACGTTTTGGAACGAGTTGAGAATTTTCTCTTCAAAGGCGCAAAGCACGTTTATGCCTCTGAGTAA
- a CDS encoding ABC transporter ATP-binding protein: protein MSHNTNDNDHAVTVRDVYKSYGDVMALRDLSLDFPRGQLTSLLGPSGCGKTTLLKIIAGLLSADSGEITVNGHPVTGPGPDRAFVFQDFALLPWATVLRNVAFGLELRGVAKSEREAIAEKYITDVGLKGFENKHPHQLSGGMRQRVGLARALSVDAQVLLMDEPFAAVDEQTRRKFQEDLLNLVKHENKTFIFVTHSIEEAVYVSDQVAILLPRPSRVSEIIRPEGFRHKDADSIRRDSEYLDIVDRIWASLRTYVE, encoded by the coding sequence ATGAGCCATAATACAAATGATAACGATCATGCGGTGACGGTCCGTGATGTCTACAAGAGCTACGGCGATGTCATGGCCTTGAGGGACCTGTCCCTCGACTTTCCCCGGGGACAACTCACATCACTCCTTGGCCCCTCCGGGTGCGGCAAGACGACCTTGTTGAAGATCATAGCCGGACTTTTGTCTGCTGACAGCGGTGAGATCACGGTCAATGGTCACCCCGTTACCGGCCCGGGGCCCGATCGCGCCTTTGTGTTTCAGGATTTTGCCCTGTTACCCTGGGCCACTGTATTGCGCAATGTCGCATTCGGACTGGAGCTGCGTGGTGTTGCCAAATCAGAACGCGAGGCGATCGCCGAAAAATATATCACCGATGTCGGTTTGAAAGGGTTTGAGAACAAGCATCCCCATCAATTGTCGGGCGGCATGCGCCAACGGGTGGGTCTCGCCCGGGCCCTGAGCGTCGATGCGCAGGTTTTGCTGATGGATGAGCCGTTCGCGGCCGTGGATGAGCAGACCCGGCGCAAATTCCAGGAAGACCTCCTTAACCTGGTCAAGCATGAGAACAAGACGTTCATCTTTGTCACCCATTCCATCGAGGAAGCTGTCTATGTCTCAGACCAGGTCGCCATTTTATTACCTCGCCCGAGCCGCGTTTCGGAAATCATCAGGCCGGAGGGGTTCAGGCACAAGGATGCCGATAGCATCCGGCGGGATTCGGAGTATCTCGACATCGTCGACCGCATATGGGCTTCCCTTCGCACCTACGTGGAATAA
- a CDS encoding ABC transporter permease subunit produces MKISGYQLPSITSLILWGILWEIVGRLELTFFLPPLSAIFSTLMEIGTTPVFLKALTETGYAFFAGTFLAIVIGVPVGILMGKSRLIDELLLPWVNMFLSAPLTALVPVMMVLFGFGMKAIILTTTMFAIWIIVLNSRAGVMHINRSLIEMAHSFGATPKDAFVKVYFWAALPEILSGVRIGFIRGVKGVIIGQLLISIVGFGALFELYSGQFLMKHFWAVLIVLFSISFTIAEFLSHLERKVAYYAAQR; encoded by the coding sequence ATGAAAATTTCAGGTTACCAGCTACCCTCGATAACGTCGTTGATCCTGTGGGGGATCCTGTGGGAAATCGTCGGCCGACTTGAATTGACTTTCTTTCTCCCGCCGCTGTCAGCTATCTTTTCGACATTGATGGAGATCGGCACGACACCGGTGTTTTTAAAAGCGCTTACCGAAACCGGATACGCTTTCTTTGCCGGGACTTTCCTGGCCATCGTAATTGGCGTTCCGGTTGGCATCCTGATGGGGAAGAGTCGTCTCATCGACGAGCTGCTGCTGCCGTGGGTGAATATGTTTCTCAGTGCACCCCTGACCGCATTGGTGCCCGTGATGATGGTGCTATTCGGATTTGGTATGAAAGCCATTATCTTAACGACGACGATGTTTGCGATCTGGATCATCGTCCTGAACTCACGTGCCGGTGTCATGCACATTAACCGGTCGCTGATAGAAATGGCGCATTCCTTTGGAGCCACTCCAAAGGATGCTTTTGTAAAAGTTTATTTTTGGGCGGCGCTTCCCGAGATCTTAAGCGGCGTACGTATCGGATTTATCCGTGGGGTAAAGGGCGTCATCATCGGTCAACTACTGATCTCCATTGTCGGGTTTGGTGCGCTGTTTGAGCTCTATTCAGGGCAGTTCCTGATGAAACACTTCTGGGCGGTGTTGATCGTTCTGTTCAGCATCTCTTTTACTATTGCCGAGTTTCTCTCCCACCTGGAGAGAAAGGTGGCGTATTACGCCGCACAGCGTTAA
- a CDS encoding fumarylacetoacetate hydrolase family protein gives MTRYVIEPPATTSLPIRGSDERFPVRRVYCVGRNYAAHTIEMGGDPDRQVPFFFQKNPDNLLTDGADFPYPGMSSDVHHEIEMIVALHKGGYNIPIETALDHVWGYGVSLDMTRRDLQADCKEKRHPWEIGKAFDHSAPASELVPASEIGHPTDGAIWLKINGEMRQQGDLNHMIWKVPEMISYLSGLFTLAPGDLIQSGTPSGVGPVKRGDQLVGHVDGLTDLQCKVV, from the coding sequence ATGACCAGGTACGTCATCGAACCGCCAGCGACGACAAGTCTGCCCATCCGTGGTTCCGACGAACGGTTTCCCGTTCGCCGTGTTTACTGTGTCGGCCGCAACTATGCCGCCCATACCATCGAAATGGGTGGTGACCCTGACCGGCAAGTTCCGTTCTTTTTCCAGAAAAACCCCGACAACCTTCTGACTGATGGGGCTGATTTTCCCTATCCGGGCATGTCCAGCGATGTCCACCATGAGATCGAAATGATCGTTGCCCTCCATAAGGGCGGCTATAACATCCCGATCGAGACGGCACTGGACCATGTCTGGGGATATGGCGTCAGCCTTGATATGACGCGACGTGACCTGCAGGCCGATTGCAAGGAAAAAAGGCACCCGTGGGAGATCGGCAAGGCCTTTGATCATTCCGCCCCGGCCTCTGAACTTGTGCCTGCCAGTGAAATAGGGCACCCGACGGACGGCGCCATCTGGCTGAAGATAAACGGCGAAATGCGTCAGCAAGGTGATCTGAACCACATGATCTGGAAGGTTCCCGAGATGATCTCCTACCTGTCCGGCCTGTTCACCCTTGCACCCGGAGACCTGATCCAGTCCGGTACTCCCTCCGGTGTCGGCCCTGTCAAGCGGGGAGATCAACTGGTAGGACATGTCGATGGCCTGACCGACCTGCAGTGCAAGGTCGTCTGA